One Paenibacillus riograndensis SBR5 DNA segment encodes these proteins:
- a CDS encoding DsbA family protein: MNKKANPHTPAGNRRLLPMLLGAVVVLLIGVLVFVTTRGTASETAELDDLPNYTDVKGTIVVDGLKYEKQPHLGSENAKVKVIEFADFKCPACKKWTEAYLDTFIKDYVDTGKVQLYFMNFAFLDRDSYLAASAGEAIYKQSNEKFWEYLHKLYENQGDESKIWATRKFILNFVKKNIDGIDYAKFEQDLKNQTYMYDVKEDFKIAGSYGVNGTPKFMVDGVLLPDSSYEGLTAAIEAGLAKAR, from the coding sequence ATGAATAAGAAAGCAAATCCCCACACCCCAGCAGGCAACAGACGATTATTGCCGATGCTGCTCGGCGCCGTTGTCGTTCTGCTCATTGGAGTCCTTGTCTTTGTCACAACCAGAGGCACGGCCAGTGAAACTGCCGAACTCGACGATCTCCCGAACTACACGGATGTCAAAGGAACCATCGTTGTTGACGGGCTGAAATACGAGAAGCAGCCGCATCTGGGCAGTGAAAATGCCAAGGTGAAGGTCATCGAATTCGCTGATTTCAAATGCCCTGCCTGCAAAAAATGGACCGAAGCCTATCTGGATACCTTCATCAAGGATTATGTGGATACCGGTAAAGTGCAGTTGTACTTCATGAATTTCGCCTTTCTCGACCGTGACTCCTATCTTGCCGCCAGTGCCGGTGAAGCCATCTACAAACAGAGCAATGAGAAGTTCTGGGAGTATCTGCATAAGCTGTACGAGAACCAAGGGGATGAGAGCAAAATATGGGCCACCCGGAAATTCATCCTGAACTTTGTAAAAAAGAACATTGACGGTATTGATTACGCCAAGTTCGAGCAGGATCTTAAGAACCAGACCTATATGTATGATGTGAAGGAAGACTTCAAAATCGCCGGCTCCTATGGTGTGAACGGCACGCCTAAGTTCATGGTTGACGGCGTATTGCTGCCTGACTCCTCTTATGAGGGGCTGACCGCTGCGATTGAAGCCGGGCTGGCTAAAGCCCGCTAG
- a CDS encoding ArsR/SmtB family transcription factor: protein MNYKLEIDVSPVYELLDSFMLYVTKKWNSNLDIGPDWIRDVDSRIAPQQISALRQAAEWPFEDYDVLYAWAYSRGPASKVTQFLDELEACSLEECFERTAPFFESFTLEECARIKYSYTPLLRLWYDQYFRHTEQKMLTLMIEDASEKKMLESKMDIVALIEYASGGMVIEDIPELETIVLLPTVHNRPINTYCFYKKLMLVQYPVDVPQDSEDEPPIVLLRLTKALSDPTRLRMLRFIAHEPKTMWEMQSELSQTREMLMHHLLILRVAGLLRVHLRGEGTERYSIRPDGASELQMFLESYIRI from the coding sequence GTGAACTATAAATTAGAAATTGATGTATCGCCCGTATACGAACTGCTGGACAGTTTTATGTTATATGTAACCAAAAAATGGAACTCCAATCTGGACATCGGACCCGATTGGATCCGCGATGTCGACAGCCGCATCGCCCCGCAGCAGATTTCTGCACTGCGCCAGGCTGCCGAGTGGCCTTTTGAAGACTATGATGTGCTCTACGCCTGGGCGTACAGCAGAGGCCCTGCTTCCAAAGTCACCCAATTCCTGGATGAGCTGGAGGCCTGCTCGCTGGAGGAATGCTTTGAGCGGACTGCACCTTTTTTCGAATCGTTCACCCTGGAAGAATGCGCCCGGATCAAATACAGCTACACTCCGCTGCTGCGGCTGTGGTACGACCAGTATTTCCGCCATACGGAGCAAAAGATGCTGACGCTGATGATCGAAGACGCCTCGGAGAAAAAAATGCTGGAGAGCAAAATGGATATCGTCGCCCTCATTGAATATGCCTCCGGCGGCATGGTCATCGAGGATATTCCAGAGCTGGAGACCATAGTACTGCTGCCAACCGTCCACAACCGGCCGATCAATACCTATTGCTTCTATAAAAAATTGATGCTGGTGCAATATCCCGTCGATGTGCCGCAGGACAGTGAAGATGAACCGCCTATCGTGCTGCTCCGCTTAACCAAGGCCCTCTCCGACCCGACCCGGCTGCGTATGCTGCGTTTTATCGCCCATGAGCCCAAGACGATGTGGGAGATGCAGTCGGAGCTGAGCCAAACGCGGGAAATGCTGATGCACCACCTGCTCATTCTGCGCGTCGCCGGCCTGCTGCGGGTGCATTTGCGGGGAGAAGGCACGGAGCGCTACAGCATCAGACCCGACGGCGCCTCGGAACTTCAGATGTTCCTGGAGTCTTATATTCGTATATAA
- a CDS encoding HAD family hydrolase, with protein sequence MKYLTQQVIFDLDDTLVHCNKYFDLILGQYFELMSEWFGEYGGTTAEFRSKQVEIDVQTVSTSGLASDNFPKSLIATYRYFCIKYNRPADPYQEQQLMKLGMSVYDQEVEAYPGMVETLDTLKQDGHALYLYTGGDDTIQQRKIEQMKLDVYFDDRIYIRQHKNVEALENILNTHSFDRKNTWMIGNSLRTDVLPALTAGINSIYLKQQNEWLYNLIELQREMQQSVQTITSISEVPPVIRSAALYKNHG encoded by the coding sequence ATGAAATATTTGACACAGCAAGTGATTTTCGATCTTGATGACACCCTGGTGCATTGCAACAAATATTTTGACCTCATTCTGGGGCAATATTTCGAGCTGATGTCCGAATGGTTTGGCGAATATGGCGGGACAACCGCCGAATTCCGCAGCAAACAGGTAGAAATTGATGTGCAAACCGTAAGCACAAGCGGACTCGCCAGCGATAATTTTCCGAAATCCCTCATTGCGACGTACCGTTACTTTTGCATCAAATACAACCGGCCGGCTGATCCTTATCAGGAACAACAGCTGATGAAACTCGGAATGAGCGTCTATGATCAGGAGGTTGAGGCCTACCCCGGCATGGTGGAGACGCTGGACACTTTGAAGCAGGACGGACATGCGCTGTACCTCTACACCGGCGGGGACGATACCATCCAGCAGCGCAAAATCGAACAAATGAAGCTTGATGTATATTTCGATGACCGGATCTACATCCGCCAGCACAAAAATGTGGAGGCACTGGAGAATATCCTGAACACGCATAGCTTTGACCGCAAAAACACATGGATGATCGGCAATTCCCTGCGTACGGATGTGCTTCCAGCTTTGACTGCGGGCATCAACAGCATCTACCTGAAGCAGCAAAATGAATGGCTCTACAACCTCATTGAGCTGCAGCGCGAGATGCAGCAGTCCGTCCAGACGATCACCTCCATTAGCGAGGTGCCGCCGGTCATCCGCTCCGCTGCCCTGTACAAAAATCACGGGTGA
- a CDS encoding type IA DNA topoisomerase, translated as MKTLIIAEKPDMGRNIAAAIEPKAKNYRSYLEGEQYIITWAIGHLIGLAEPEAYDSKYKKWNINDLPIIPEEFKLVPNARTLDQLKVIGELAKRSDLLVNSCDAGREGQHIFSLIQRHLKLSQPVKRLWISDLTPETIRKGFQELKDGSEYENLTKAAKARSEADWLIGMNGSRAFTTKHNVLLSVGRVQTPVLALIYDRQKTIEAFSSLKFFEVEGHFTQNEVVYKGMWQGERMTDGAKAEALAAKVKGKPARIASYEVKETKEYPNKLYDLTLLQREANGKYAFSAKKTLDLAQALYEKHKVISYPRTNSNYVTEQNIPEMHKTLSALQGTTYDEWVKGANRNLVHKGNKFVCNPSKVEDHHAILPTNRKASGLSTDEAKLYDLIVRRFLSQFYPAAEYKVHTVITEVEGENFKTTVKELLSLGWKVIYGDQKKDKKPAKGKGKEEDEEEEIEVNEPFSIDPHAGVLCSDAVVKEKDTQPPKHYTEGTLLKAMESAGKQIEDEELRDAMKDSGLGTPATRAATIERLKNVGYVEMQGKKIAITQKGRTAIELIRGAGVELLTSPEMTGQWERRLNEIARGTAADSQFMANVKRFASMIVDKVRVQSRADRTSFEGETPSLRGGAKGRSTAGSSKPAGKAAPGKRSGEGGKTAAVKPARSRQASAGSAADAGPKIIGACPRPGCGGMIFMGRKGYGCSHYKEGCKFVIWKETYGRTLTDAQVKALIEKGKTGKLKLTAEDGSPLEGKLVLKSSDTGQLGIE; from the coding sequence TTGAAGACACTTATTATTGCGGAGAAACCGGATATGGGGCGGAATATCGCCGCCGCAATAGAACCGAAGGCCAAAAACTACCGTTCTTATCTGGAAGGCGAGCAGTATATTATTACCTGGGCCATCGGCCATCTGATCGGTCTGGCCGAACCGGAAGCATATGATTCAAAGTACAAAAAATGGAACATTAACGACCTGCCGATCATTCCCGAGGAGTTCAAGCTGGTGCCGAATGCGCGTACGCTGGATCAGCTGAAGGTGATCGGCGAGCTGGCGAAACGCAGCGACCTGCTGGTGAATTCCTGTGATGCCGGGCGTGAGGGGCAGCATATCTTCTCGCTGATTCAGCGGCATCTGAAGCTCAGCCAGCCCGTGAAGCGCCTGTGGATCTCCGACCTGACGCCGGAAACCATCCGCAAAGGGTTTCAGGAGCTGAAGGACGGCTCGGAATATGAGAATTTGACCAAGGCCGCCAAGGCGCGCAGTGAGGCGGATTGGCTGATTGGGATGAATGGCTCGCGTGCGTTCACGACCAAGCATAATGTGCTGCTCTCGGTAGGCCGGGTGCAGACCCCTGTGCTTGCGCTGATCTATGACCGGCAGAAGACGATTGAAGCCTTCTCTTCGCTGAAATTTTTTGAAGTTGAAGGGCATTTTACCCAGAATGAAGTGGTCTACAAAGGGATGTGGCAGGGGGAGCGGATGACCGACGGAGCCAAGGCTGAAGCGCTCGCGGCCAAGGTCAAGGGCAAACCGGCCAGAATCGCATCCTATGAGGTGAAGGAGACCAAGGAATACCCGAACAAGCTGTATGACTTGACGCTGCTGCAGCGGGAAGCGAACGGCAAATATGCTTTTTCGGCTAAAAAAACGCTTGATCTTGCCCAGGCGCTTTACGAGAAGCATAAGGTGATTTCTTATCCGCGTACCAACTCGAACTATGTCACCGAACAGAATATTCCGGAAATGCATAAGACGCTCTCTGCGCTCCAGGGGACAACCTATGACGAGTGGGTCAAAGGGGCGAACCGGAATCTGGTGCACAAAGGAAACAAATTTGTCTGCAACCCCTCCAAGGTTGAGGATCACCATGCCATCCTGCCGACGAACCGCAAGGCTTCCGGACTGAGCACCGATGAGGCCAAGCTCTATGATCTGATTGTCCGCCGATTTCTCTCACAGTTCTATCCGGCTGCAGAGTATAAGGTGCATACAGTCATTACTGAGGTGGAAGGCGAAAATTTCAAGACAACGGTCAAGGAACTTCTGAGTCTGGGCTGGAAGGTCATTTACGGCGATCAGAAGAAGGATAAGAAGCCCGCCAAAGGCAAAGGCAAGGAGGAAGACGAAGAAGAGGAAATTGAGGTCAATGAGCCGTTCTCCATAGATCCGCATGCCGGTGTGCTCTGCAGCGATGCCGTGGTCAAAGAAAAGGACACCCAGCCGCCCAAGCATTATACCGAGGGTACCCTCTTGAAAGCCATGGAGAGTGCCGGCAAGCAGATTGAAGATGAAGAGCTGCGCGATGCCATGAAGGATTCAGGGCTGGGCACACCGGCTACCCGGGCGGCAACCATTGAACGGCTGAAGAATGTCGGTTATGTGGAGATGCAGGGTAAAAAAATAGCCATTACACAAAAGGGCCGCACGGCGATTGAACTGATCCGCGGTGCCGGCGTCGAGCTGCTGACCTCGCCGGAAATGACCGGGCAGTGGGAGCGGCGCCTGAATGAAATCGCCAGAGGAACAGCGGCAGACAGCCAGTTCATGGCGAATGTGAAACGCTTCGCTTCTATGATTGTGGATAAGGTCCGGGTGCAGTCCAGGGCGGACAGAACCTCCTTCGAAGGAGAGACGCCTTCACTCCGCGGCGGAGCCAAAGGCCGGAGTACCGCTGGTTCCAGCAAGCCGGCCGGAAAAGCGGCGCCGGGGAAGCGCAGCGGGGAAGGGGGGAAGACGGCTGCCGTGAAGCCTGCCCGCAGCAGGCAGGCTTCAGCCGGAAGCGCAGCGGATGCCGGACCCAAAATCATTGGAGCCTGCCCGCGTCCGGGCTGCGGCGGCATGATTTTTATGGGCCGCAAAGGTTATGGCTGCTCCCATTACAAGGAAGGCTGCAAATTCGTCATCTGGAAAGAAACGTATGGCCGGACGCTTACCGATGCCCAGGTGAAGGCGCTGATCGAGAAGGGGAAGACCGGCAAGCTGAAGCTTACTGCAGAGGATGGCTCACCGCTGGAGGGCAAGCTGGTGCTGAAGAGCAGCGACACCGGACAGCTCGGCATCGAGTAA